A window of Conger conger chromosome 13, fConCon1.1, whole genome shotgun sequence contains these coding sequences:
- the prkd2 gene encoding serine/threonine-protein kinase D2 isoform X2 translates to MLFGLVRQGLKCDGCGLNYHKRCAFSIPNNCSGARKRRLSTTSLTSSQSQRLSTTESLGSVCTIADETAGLVRTHTQMPRTPSEARRFYTGRPVHLDKILIHKVKVPHTFAIHSYTRPTVCQYCKRLLKGLFRQGLQCKDCKFNCHKRCAYKIPNDCLGETIEGMLSPSVDQEVPMDYSSEFGDSDKSPLMDDSDDADACSIPGSFTPGTFPDSSQDGASGDQSSMGYIPLMRVVQSVRQTTRRSSTAIKEGWMVHYSNKDTLRKRHYWRLDCKCIILFQNDTTNKYYKEIPLSEILEVRPAGDFSLVPAGASPHCFEIVTGTMRYFVGEDPNPSSTPTPAPAPSPGSPGSPDAPAPAPAPSSSPSSVTPNSGVGRENAKAWETAIRQALMPVIFQDTPTAQGHTPHRQASVSISVSNSQIQENVDIGMVYQIFADEVLGSGQFGVVYGGKHRKTGRDVAVKVIDKLRFPTKQESQLRNEVAILQSLRHLGIVNLECMFETPEKVFVVMEKLHGDMLEMILSSEKGRLPERLTKFLITQILAALRHLHFKNIVHCDLKPENVLLASAEPFPQVKLCDFGFARIIGEKSFRRSVVGTPAYLAPEVLRNQGYNRSLDMWSVGVITYVSLSGTFPFNEDEDINDQIQNAAFMYPPNPWKHISPDATDLINNLLQVKMRKRYSVDKSLSHTYLQDYQTWLDLRELETKLCERYITHESDDNRWQQFAREHTLPYPAHLVPPRPAFQDQDDCEDDCDMQGLTERVSIL, encoded by the exons ATGCTGTTCGGCCTGGTGAGACAGGGCCTCAAGTGTGACG gctgtGGGCTGAACTACCACAAGCGCTGTGCCTTCAGCATCCCCAACAACTGCAGCGGGGCACGCAAGCGCCGACTCTCCACGACCTCACTGACCAGCAGCCAATCGCAGAGGCTCTCCACCACCGAGTCCCTCGGCAGCGTGTGCACCATCGCTGACGAGACGGCGGGGCTCGTgaggacgcacacacagatg cctcGGACCCCCAGCGAGGCACGGCGCTTCTACACGGGCCGTCCCGTCCACCTGGACAAGATCCTGATCCACAAAGTGAAGGTCCCCCACACCTTCGCCATCCACTCGTACACCCGGCCCACCGTCTGCCAGTACTGCAAGAGGCTGCTGAAGGGCCTGTTCCGCCAGGGGCTCCAGTGCAAGG ACTGCAAGTTCAACTGTCACAAGCGCTGTGCATACAAAATTCCCAAtgactgcctgggagagacTATAGAAG GCATGCTGAGCCCCAGTGTGGATCAGGAGGTTCCCATGGACTACAGCAGTGAGTTTGGGGACTCGGACAAATCGCCCCTGATGGACGACTCAGACGATGCAGACGCCTGCAGCATCCCTGGGTCCTTCACCCCCGGCACCTTCCCTGATAGCAGCCAGGACGGAGCCAGTGGAGACCAGAG CTCCATGGGGTACATCCCCCTGATGCGGGTTGtgcagtcagtcagacagaccACTCGTCGCTCCAGCACTGCCATCAAAGAGGGCTGGATGGTCCACTACAGCAACAAGGACACACTG AGGAAGCGGCACTACTGGCGTTTAGACTGTAAGTGCATCATCCTCTTCCAGAACGACACCACCAACAAGTACTACAAG GAAATCCCGCTGTCGGAGATCCTGGAGGTGCGTCCCGCGGGGGACTTCTCCCTCGTGCCGGCCGGGGCCAGCCCTCACTGCTTCGAGATCGTCACGGGAACCATGCGCTATTTCGTGGGGGAGGATCCCAACCCGTCCTCCAcgcccacccccgcccccgccccgtcCCCGGGCTCCCCTGGCTCCCCCGacgccccggccccggccccggccccctcCTCCTCGCCCAGTAGCGTCACGCCAAACAGTGGGGTGGGCCGGGAGAACGCCAAGGCTTGGGAGACCGCCATTCGCCAGGCCCTCATGCCAGTCATCTTCCAGGACACGCCCACAGCGCAAGGGCACACCCCCCACA GGCAGGCGTCGGTGAGCATCTCTGTCTCCAACAGCCAGATCCAGGAGAATGTG GACATTGGTATGGTGTATCAGATCTTTGCAGATGAGGTTTTGGGCTCAGGGCAGTTTGGAGTTGTGTACGGAG GCAAGCACAGGAAGACCGGGCGGGACGTGGCGGTCAAGGTGATTGACAAGCTGCGCTTCCCCACCAAGCAGGAAAGCCAGCTGAGGAACGAGGTCGCCATTCTCCAG AGTCTGCGGCACTTGGGCATAGTGAATCTGGAGTGCATGTTTGAGACGCCGGAGAAGGTGTTTGTGGTCATGGAGAAGCTGCACGGGGACATGCTGGAGATGATCCTGTCCAGCGAGAAGGGCAGGCTGCCTGAACGCCTCACCAAGTTCCTcattacacag aTCCTGGCTGCTCTGAGGCACCTGCATTTTAAGAACATTGTTCACTGCGACCTGAAGCCAGAGAACGTTCTGCTGGCTTCCGCGGAGCCCTTCCCCCAG GTGAAGCTGTGCGATTTCGGATTCGCCCGTATCATCGGGGAGAAGTCGTTCCGGCGCTCCGTGGTGGGCACGCCGGCCTACCTGGCACCCGAGGTGCTCCGTAACCAGGGCTACAACCGCTCGTTGGACATGTGGTCGGTGGGAGTGATCACGTACGTCAGCCTGAGCGGCACCTTCCCCTTCAACGAGGACGAGGACATCAATGACCAGATCCAGAACGCCGCCTTCATGTACCCGCCCAACCCCTGGAAGCACATCTCCCCTGACG CCACTGATCTGATAAACAACCTGCTGCAAGTGAAGATGAGAAAGCGTTACAGTGTGGACAAGAGCCTCAGTCACACCTACCTGCAG GACTACCAGACGTGGCTGGACCTGCGTGAGCTGGAGACCAAGCTGTGCGAGCGCTACATCACCCACGAGAGCGACGACAACCGCTGGCAGCAGTTCGCCCGCGAGCACACGCTGCCCTACCCCGCCCACCTGGTGCCGCCGCGGCCCGCCTTCCAGGACCAGGACGACTGCGAGGACGACTGCGACATGCAGGGCCTGACCGAGCGCGTCAGCATCCTCTAA